GAATCACTGCAGCATTCTCTAGATTCTAGAGGATATGATGGTGAGATTCCAATGTACAAACCTCAAAATAGGAGTGATGATTAGTGTTAGAAGCAAGAAATATTAGTTATTCTTATGATGATGATTCACAAGCTCTGAAAAATGTGAGCCTAAAAATAAACGATGGAGAAATGGCGGCAATACTTGGTAAAAATGGGGCAGGAAAATCAACATTATTCTTGCATTTCAATGGAATTCACGAACCTGATGACGGTGAAATTTTAATTGATGGTGAAAAATTAAAGTATAACAAAAAAGCATTAATTAAATGCAGGCAGAAAGTAGGAATAGTTTTTCAAAATCCTGACAACCAGATATTTGCACCAAGTGTAGAGGAAGATGTTGCATTCGGACCGTTAAATTTGAAATTGCCGATGGATGAAGTTCAAAACAGGGTAGAAGAAGCTTTAAAAAGAGTTGGAATGGAAGGATTTGAGAAAAAAGCACCACATCATTTAAGTGGCGGACAGAAAAAAAGAGTAGCTATTGCAGGAATATTGGCTATGAGGCCTGAAATAATGATTTTGGATGAACCTACAGCAGGTTTGGATCCTCAGGGTGCGATAAAAATCATGAATTTATTATCTGAACTTAACAGGGAAGGAATTACAATTGTAATTTCAACTCATGATGTTGACTTGGTTTCCAAATATGTAAATAAAATATTTGTCATGGCTGACGGTGAAATCATAGGTGAGGGAACACCTAAGGAAATATTTTCCAATGAAGATTTAATTGAAAAAGCTAATTTGAAGCTTCCAATAATATCTGAACTTTTTAAAGCATTGAATGATGAAAATCAGATAAATATTGAAAATAATGATTATCCTTTAACAATCAGTGAAGCCAAAGATAAAATTTTTGAACTGATGAAAAATTAATAAAAAGTTATATATTAAAAATAACAGATTTTAGCTTAAGGTGAACTTATGAGGATTGGAATTTGTGATACAACTTTTGCTCGTTTTGATATGGGAGCTGCGGCTATTGATGAATTAAAGAATAATGCTACAGATTTAACTATTATTCGCCAAACAGTTCCTGGAGTTAAAGATTTGCCTGTTACAGCTAAAATTCTAATTGAAGAAGAAAATTGTGATATTGTAATGGCACTTGGAATGCCCGGGCCTATGGAAAAAGATAAAGTGTGTGCCCATGAAGCATCTACAGGTCTTATTAATGCACAGTTGATGACTAATAAACATATTTTAGAAGTATTTGTCCATGAAGATGAAGAGGACAATCCTGAAGATCTTAAGGTATTGGCTGAAAACAGAGCACGTGAACATGCAAAAAATCTTATTAAAATGATGTATCATCCAAAAGCTATGAGAAAAGAAGCTGGAACAGGGGTCCGTGAAGGAAAGCCTAATGTAGGTCCATTATAAAAAGTGTATTTAGATGACTGCTAAAAGTGAATTTAAAGTATCAATGGAAGATAGAAAACAAACTTATGTTATTATTCCAGCATATAATGAAGAAACAAGAGTTAGGCCAGTAATTGAAGCAATAGCTGATATGGGGTTTAAAATAATTCTTGTTAATGACGGATCCAGTGATTGTACTTTGGATGTTTTAAAGGATGTTCAAATGAAATATCCTGAAAATATTTTTATTTATTCTCATGTTATTAATCGTGGCGTTGGATTAGCTATGCAGACTGGTTTTGAAGCTGTTTTAAAATATAATCCAAAATATATTGTAAATATTGATGCGGATGGACAGCATTCTGTTGATGATTTGGAACGGGTTCTTGAACCCTTGATTGCTGGCAGGGCTGAAGCAGTTATTGGTGTACGTTCTTTAAGTGATATGCCTAAATCTAAAAATTTCGGAAATTCTGTAATGAATATATTAACACATATTTTCTATGGAGTTAATGTTTCTGATTCCCAAACCGGATTTAGGGCATTGACCAGAAGTGCATTGGATAAAATATCAATCAATGCTCAGGGTTATTTAATTTCTTCAGAATTTATAAGGGAAATTAATGACAATAATATTCCTTTTGAAGAAGTGACAATTGAGACTATTTACACTCCTGAAACACAGGCAAAAGGAACTAACTACAAAGTTGGAATTAAAATATTGTTTACAATGATTAGACATAAATTATTCGATTAAAAAAGGTGATTTTAATGTTTTTTTATTCTTTCTTATTTCCTGTAATTGCAGTATTGGCTATTTTATGGTTTGCTGTACGTGTTAGAAAGGGAAAAAATACAATTAGCACATTAATACTTTGGATTATATTGTGGATTTTCTTAGTGTTATTTGCACTGGTTCCAGATATCAGTATGGTCTTTGCTAATTTATTTGGAATAACAAGAGGGCTGGATTTTATTGTTATTGTGGTATTTGCTGTAATGGCTTATATTATAGTTAGATTATATTACAAGCTGGATAAATTAGAAAATGACATCAATAAAATGGTTAAAGAAATAGCATTATCTAATGAAATTTCCTTATCTGATGATGAGGATTAGACAACTTATTTTTTTATTTTAACTTTATTCAATTCTTTTTTTTTCTAAAAAACATATTTTTAAATTAAATTTTAAAATCCATCATATATATTAGTAATAACACCATATTAATAATTGCAATGTTATATTTTAGAGGATGTACTGCAAGACAAAAAGAAACAGGTATTGCTGATGCTACAGAAAAGCTGTTGAAATTAGCTGATGTTGATTATCATGTATTGGATGATGAAAAATGTTGTGGTTCAGTCTTGCTTAGAACAGGTTTTGAAAAGGAAGCTAAAAAACAAATAGCTAAAAATACTGAAGTTTTTGGTGATGAAACAATACTGACTTCATGTGCGGGATGTTATAAAACTCTGCTTCAGGATTATGAAGGTTTGGATGTTATTCATATTTCAGAACTGTTGGCTATTCTGATTGATGAGGGCAGGCTGAAATTTGATAAAAAAGATTTGAACGTTACTTATCATGATTCATGTCATCTGGGAAGGCACTGTAAAGTATTTGATGAACCAAGGAAAGTTATCAAATCAGCAGCTAATTTGATTGAAATGAAAAATATTAAAGAAGACAGCCTATGCTGTGGAGCTGGGGGTGGAGTAAAATCAGCTTATCCTCAAATTGCATCGGAACTTGCAGATGCCAAAATCAGCCAGGCAAAAGATACAAAATGTAAGGCACTTATTACTGCATGTCCTTTTTGTAAACTTAATTTAAAAGGTCATGATTTGGAAGTTTTGGATTTAACTGAATTTTTAATTAAATATGGGGGAGAATAATGAAAGAAAGTGAACTTGAAACAATGAGAAAGTCATTTAAAACAGTTAAGGATAGGTCTTCTAAGATTAAAAATTCGTCTTCCATTAAAAGATTGGAAAAAAGAGTCAGGGAAATTGAAAAGGAGTCAATTGCCAATAAGGAGGAACTGATGGACATAGCTGTTGAATCATTCAGGAGAAATGGCATTGATGTGGAATATGCTAAAACTAAAGATGATGCATTAAATATTATTTATGATCTGTTGGATGAAAGCGATTCTAAAGTAATAGCTAAAGCAAAATCCAATACTTTAGGTGAAATTGAACTTAAAAGTAATTTAGCAGCTAAAGGATATGATGTTGTTGAAACTGATTTGGGAGATAGGATTTTACAACTGAAAAAAGAAGATAATAAACCTGTTCATCCAACTGGTCCGGCATCCCATTTAAATGTAGATGAGATAGCCAGTATTGTCAATGAATCAATGAAAACCAATGTCGGAAGGGTTCCACGTGAAATTATGGAAGTTGTCAGAGCAGATGTG
This genomic stretch from Methanobrevibacter smithii ATCC 35061 harbors:
- a CDS encoding ATP-binding cassette domain-containing protein codes for the protein MLEARNISYSYDDDSQALKNVSLKINDGEMAAILGKNGAGKSTLFLHFNGIHEPDDGEILIDGEKLKYNKKALIKCRQKVGIVFQNPDNQIFAPSVEEDVAFGPLNLKLPMDEVQNRVEEALKRVGMEGFEKKAPHHLSGGQKKRVAIAGILAMRPEIMILDEPTAGLDPQGAIKIMNLLSELNREGITIVISTHDVDLVSKYVNKIFVMADGEIIGEGTPKEIFSNEDLIEKANLKLPIISELFKALNDENQINIENNDYPLTISEAKDKIFELMKN
- the ribC gene encoding riboflavin synthase translates to MRIGICDTTFARFDMGAAAIDELKNNATDLTIIRQTVPGVKDLPVTAKILIEEENCDIVMALGMPGPMEKDKVCAHEASTGLINAQLMTNKHILEVFVHEDEEDNPEDLKVLAENRAREHAKNLIKMMYHPKAMRKEAGTGVREGKPNVGPL
- a CDS encoding glycosyltransferase family 2 protein codes for the protein MTAKSEFKVSMEDRKQTYVIIPAYNEETRVRPVIEAIADMGFKIILVNDGSSDCTLDVLKDVQMKYPENIFIYSHVINRGVGLAMQTGFEAVLKYNPKYIVNIDADGQHSVDDLERVLEPLIAGRAEAVIGVRSLSDMPKSKNFGNSVMNILTHIFYGVNVSDSQTGFRALTRSALDKISINAQGYLISSEFIREINDNNIPFEEVTIETIYTPETQAKGTNYKVGIKILFTMIRHKLFD
- a CDS encoding DUF2304 domain-containing protein, which gives rise to MFFYSFLFPVIAVLAILWFAVRVRKGKNTISTLILWIILWIFLVLFALVPDISMVFANLFGITRGLDFIVIVVFAVMAYIIVRLYYKLDKLENDINKMVKEIALSNEISLSDDED
- a CDS encoding (Fe-S)-binding protein, whose protein sequence is MLYFRGCTARQKETGIADATEKLLKLADVDYHVLDDEKCCGSVLLRTGFEKEAKKQIAKNTEVFGDETILTSCAGCYKTLLQDYEGLDVIHISELLAILIDEGRLKFDKKDLNVTYHDSCHLGRHCKVFDEPRKVIKSAANLIEMKNIKEDSLCCGAGGGVKSAYPQIASELADAKISQAKDTKCKALITACPFCKLNLKGHDLEVLDLTEFLIKYGGE